The Gemmatimonas sp. DNA window TGAACTGCAGGCCGAGCTCGACGCGCTCAAGGCCGCCGGCACATACAAGCGTCTCAACTACCTCGAGTCGCCGCAGGGCGCCCGAGTGCGGATGGAAGGACGCGGCGAAGTCATTGTCCTGTCGTCCAACAACTACCTCGGCCTCGCCAACGAACCGGCCGTGGTTCAGGCCGGCATTCACGCGCTCGAGCAGTACGGCGCTGGCACGGCCTCGGTCCGCTTCATCTGCGGCACCTTCACGCTGCATCGCGATCTCGAAACCGCGATCGCCCGGTTCGTGGGCGCCGAAGCCTCGCTCTCGTACGTGTCGGCCTGGAACGCCAACGAAGCGCTCACGCCCACGATCGCCCGCGAAGGGGACTTCGTCGTATCCGACGCGCTCAACCACGCCTCGATTATCGACTCGGTGCGTCTGGCCAAGTCGATCACCAAGTGCACGACGGCGGTCTACAAGCACAGCGACATGGACGACCTGCGTGAGAAGCTGCGCGGTGCGCATGGCGCCAAGCGCAAGATCATCTGGACCGACGGCGTGTTCTCGATGGAAGGCTCAATCGCCAAGCTCCCTGAAATTCTGCAGATCGCCCGCGACCACGACGCCATCGTGGTCATGGACGACTCGCACGCCACCGGCGTGCTGGGAAAAACCGGACGCGGGACGGCCGAGCATTTCGGGGTGATGGGCGAGGTCGACATTATTACCTCCACACTCGGCAAAGCACTCGGCGGCGCGGCCGGCGGATTCATTGCCGGCCCGGCGGCGCTCTGCGACATGATGACGCAGCGCTCGCGGCCGCAGCTGTTCTCCAATGCACTCCCGCCCACAGTGACCGCCAGTTCGCTGGCCGCCATTGAATACACGGAGGCACACCCCGAGCTGGTCACCAAGCTGCACGACAACGCGGCATACTTCCGCGCGGCAATTCAGGAGGCCGGATTCCAGCCGCTTCCGGGTGAGACGCCCATCATACCGATCATCGTGGGCGAGACGGCGCTGGCCATCAAGGTCAGCGAAATGCTGCTCGACCGCGGCGTGTTCGTGACCGGCTTCGGCTTCCCGGTGGTGCCCAAGGGGGAGGCGCGCGTGCGCTGTCAGGTGAGCGCGGCGCACAGCAAGGATGACCTCGACGCGGTTATTTCAGCCTTCAAGGAAGTGGGAAAGTTGGTCGGGCTGCTCCAGTAGTTCCCTCTGCGTGCGCTGCGCAGAGAAATGCCTTTTGGGATCGGATCACCTGAATCGGTACCATCGTGTCCCCAGCCTCCCTCCTGCTGGCCAGTATCATCCTATCGCTGTCCGTGGCGGCGCTTGTGGCGTACTTCCGTGCGCGCGAGGCCCGCTTGCACCGTGACAGTGTGCGACAACGCACGGAACTCGACGACTCGATCAACGCCCTCGGCGCGGCGCGCGATGCCGCGACCGAGGCGCAGCAGAAGGCGGAGTCGGCCAGCCGCGCCAAGAGCATGTTCCTGGCCAACATGAGCCACGAGTTGCGCACCCCGCTGAACGCCATCATCGGCTACAGCGAAATGCTGCAGGAAGACGCGGCCGACATGACGCCCGGTGAAATCGCGGCCGACCTCAAAAAGATCACCGGCGCCGGCAAGCATCTATTGGGACTGATCAACGACGTGCTCGACTTTTCGAAGATCGAAGCCGGGCGCATGGATCTCAATCTCGAGCCGGTCGATGTCGCGACGCTCCTGCGCGACGTGGAGGCCACCGTCGCGCCGGTCGTGAAGAAGCAGGGCAATCAGTTCGTGGTGCACAGCGAGGAAGACGTGGGCACCATGACGGCCGATCCCGGCAAGGTGCGTCAGGTGCTGCTCAATCTCCTCTCCAACGCCGGCAAGTTCACCACCAACGGCACCGTCACACTGCGCGCCGTGCGCACCGAACGACACGGCGAGGACTTCCTCGCGCTCAGCGTGGAAGACACCGGCGTCGGACTCTCCCGCGAACAGTTCGGCCGACTCTTTCAGGCCTTTGCGCAGGCGGACGCCACCACGCAGCGCGACCATGGCGGCACCGGACTCGGGCTCGCACTCTGCCGACGGTTCACACTCATGATGGGCGGCGACATCGAAGTGGAATCGAAGGCCGGCAGCGGCTCGACGTTCACCGTCATGCTTCCCGCCAAGGGGCCAGCGCCCGACTCCATCGAGTCGGCGGCCGGCGACGAAGTGGACGACTCCGAACCGATTTCCTTCCAGACCCGCATGTTCCAGATCCCTCTCGCGACCGGCAAGAGTCTCCATGGCTGAACCAACGGACCACGACGCGGAGCGTATCCTCGCGCTGTCGCCGCTCACCCTCGACCGGCTGGGCGACATCCGGCAGTTCCTGCGCGTGGCGCTGGAGGAGCTGGGGTGCGCCGGCGCGACGGATGCGATTGTGCTCGCGGTGGACGAAGTGTGCGCCAATCTTGTGGAGCACGCCGTGGACCACGAGACGGTCGGCATGGCTCCGGGTCCGACGCGCGTTTCCGTGCGGCGGAGCCAAGATGATGCCATCATTGTGGTGGAAGACCGTGGGCACCCGTTCGACCCCGCCGACGCCCCGGCTCCTGACCTCACCTCCGACTGGATCGACCGCCCGATCGGTGGTCTCGGCTGGTTTCTCGTGAAGCAGATGGTGGACGAAGTGCACTACGACTCGGCGTCCACCGAGCAGGGCATGCTGAACCGATTGACGCTTATCAAGCGCGGCGCCGCCAGCGCTTCCTCTTCAGGACCCGTCTGACCATGCAGATATCGATCACGCAGCAGGACCATGTCACGATCGTGGCGGTAGCCGGAAGCATCGATGCACTGACGGCCGACACGCTGGTCACCGCCCTGCTCGACGAGGTCGGGGCCGGACGCACGCGACTGGTCGCCCACTTCGGCGCCGTGGAATACACGAGCAGCGCTGGACTCCGGGTGTTGTTGTCGACGCTCAAGGAAGCACGTCAGCGCGGCGGCGATCTGCGGATTTCCGATATCCGACCTAATGTGCGACAGGTGCTGGAGCTGAGCGGATTCACCAGCATCCTGAAGTGCTTCGCCGACGTGGACAGCGCGGTCGCGAGCTTCGCCAACATGGGCGGCAGCAAGTGACAGGAACCGGCATTGCGCTGGTGATCGGCTCCGGCGGCGTGAAATGCGCTGCGGCCATCGGCCTGCAGCGATGCCTCGCCCGTGAATCCATCGACATCGACCTCGTGGTCGGTTGCAGCGGCGGGTCGATCTACGCGGCCGCGATCGCGCTGGGCAAGAACGCCGAGGAAGCGGCGGCGATGAGCACCGCCCTCTGGACGCGCGACGTGACCGCGCAGCCCGATCGCGCCGCGCTCATGCGCATGCTCTTCCCCAAGCTGCTGGGATTCACTGAACGGTTCGGCCTCAAGAAGGACCATCTCGTGTGGGAGCGGTTGACCACGGCCTTTGGCGATCTCACCTTCGCCGACTGCAAGATCCCGCTCTACATCACCGCCACCGATTTCCGTACCGGTGAGCAAGTCACGATCAGCGAGGGGCGTATCGCCGACGCGGTGCGCGCGAGTATCGCGATTCCGTTCGCCTTCGCCCCGTGGGAAGTGAACGGCCGCCTCTGCATCGACGGCTTTCTCTCCGACCCGCTACCCGTGGGCGTGGCGATCCGCGAAGGCGCGCATGTGATCATCGCCATGGGCTTCGAGAGTCCGTATCAAGAGCGGGTCACGTCGGGCGGACGCTTTGCGTTTCAGCTCAGCAGCATCATGACGAACAACCTGCTCAAGGCGTCGTTCGCCTTTCACGGACTCGCCCACCATAGCGAAGTGATCGCCGTTATTCCGCAGTTCTCGCAGCGTATCCGCCTGTTCGACACGGGCAAGATTCCACTGCTGGTCGACGAAGGCGACGCGGCCATGCGCGAACAGCTGCCGTATCTGCGCCGACTGCTGAGCGCGATTCCCACATGACGACCCGCTGATGTCCATCCGACTCGGTTCCACCGGCGAACGTTCGCTGGGCGACTTCGGCGAACGCCGGGCGCGCATTGGCCTCGTGATCGGGTCCGGCGGCATCAAGTGCACGGCCGCGGTCGGCCTCCTCAAGGTGCTCGAGCGCGAGAAGATTCCGGTGGACGTGGCAGTAGGGTGCAGCGGCGGCGCGATCTACAGCGCGCTCTTTGCCCTCGGTGACAGCGCCGCCGACATCGAGCGGCAAACGCTGGTGCTTTGGAAGGATCTCTTCACCAAGCTGCACTATCGCTCGTTGCTTCGCGCCATCGCCCCGATGTTCATGGGATACCATGAACAGGTGGGCATGGTGGACGATCGGCAGGTGTGGAAGGTGCTCGAGTCGTTGTTCGGCGAGCGCACGTTTGCCGATACAAAGATCCCCCTGCTACAGTCGGCCACCGACTTTCGCACCGGCGAGAAGGTGGTGCTTGATTCCGGGCGCATCACCGACGCGACCCGGGCCAGTGTCGCGATCCCGATGTTGCTGCGCGCCTGGGAAGTGAACGGCCGCTTGCTGGTGGACGGTGGCGCCTCGAACCCGTTGCCGATCGACGTCGCGATCCGCGAAGGCTGCGACATCATCCTGGCGATGGGCTTCGAAAGTCAGATGAACGCCGAGGTGCGCTCGCTGGTGAACGCGCTGGGGCGGACGTCGACGATCGTGACCAATCACCTGCTCCGCGCCACCTTCGCCTTCTATAGTGTGGCGCATCACGCCGAAGTGCTGCCGATCATGCCCATGCTCGATCGCCACATCGGCCTCACCGAATGGAAGCACATCCCGTATCTCATCGAACAAGGCGAGCGCGCCGCTGAAGAACAGATGCCGTACCTGCGGCGCTTGCTGCAGGCCTCGATGGCCGGCCCGTTGCCAACGCCGGGCTTGTGACGAATCCGAGCAGCCAGTCGATGACCGACGACCGGTCGGCCCCGGCACGCATCATGGTGGTCGACGACGTCGAGGTGAACCGCGATCTGCTATCGCGTCGCCTGCAGCGTATGGGCCATGTCGTGACGACCGCCAACGACGGCCAGGAAGCGCTCGATCTCACACGCGATCCGAGCTGGGATCTGATCATGCTCGACGTGATGATGCCGGTGCTCGATGGGATCGGCGCCCTCACGGCGCTCAAGGCCAGCGACGCCACGCGGCACATCCCGGTGATCATGATCTCGGCCAACACCGAACTCGAAACCGTCGTGAAGTGCATCGAGCTCGGCGCCGAGGATTACCTGCCGAAGCCGTTCGACCCCGTGTTGCTGCGCGCCCGCGTGGGCGCCTCACTCGAGAAGAAGCGACTGCGTGATCGCGAGCAGGCCCGCTCGCGTCGCATGCAGAAGGATCTCGAAGTCGGCGCGCGCATTCAGCGCGACTTCTTGCCGGAGAGCTTGCCCACGGTGCCGGGCTACGAGTTCGCGGCGCGATTCGAGCCCGCCCGTGAAGTGGGCGGTGATTTCTACGACGCGTTCCGGTTGCCCGACGGCGCGGTGGCGCTGGTGTTGGGCGATGTCTGCGACAAAGGCGTGGGGGCGGCACTATTCATGGCGCTGTTCCGCTCGCTGATCCGCGCTGTCAGCGCGTCGCAGGTCGGCTCGCACACGGTCGAGATGCTGGAGTCGCGCGTGCTGCATGCGGTGACGGTCACGAACGACTACATCGCCAACACCCACGGTCGCGCCAACATGTTCGCGACGCTGTTCGTGGGCGCGCTCGATCCGGCCACCGGCACGATCGCGTACGTGAACGGCGGCCACGAGCCACCGCGCGTGGTGCGCGCCAACGGCAGCGTTCGCACGATGCTGCCGCCAACCGGCCCGGCGGTCGGGATGCTGCCGGAGATTCCGTTCATCGCGCGCACAATCATCCTGGAGCCCGGCGAGACATTGCTGGTGCTCACCGACGGCATTACCGAGTCCCGCGCGCCCAACGGCATGCTGTTCGGTGACGACGCCACCGACGCGCTGCTCACCGCGCCGGCCGATAGCGCTGACAGACTGTTGGACCGCGTACTCGACGCCGTGCATGTACACGCCGCAGGGGACCCGGCGGCAGATGACGTGACGTTGTTGGCAGTACGGCGAAGTACGGGGTAGGGGGTACGGGGTCGGGAGTACCCCATACTCCGTACTCCCGACCCCTTACTTCGCCTTTATGAATCTGAGCTGCCACTCCACCGCCTTGCTGATCCCCACCCGCGGGCCCACCACCACACGATCGTCCGGGACCGGCGCGCCCGCGTGAATCGTCAGCGCTGACCCTCCCGTGAGGACCGCACCATCGAGCGTGCGATCGATGCCGAGGGCGGCACAGAGCTTGGCGGGGCCGTCGCACAACTGCGCGTCGCGGCGCGCCTTGGGTCGTCGGGCCCGCATGCGCTCGATCCCCTCGAGCGGCTCGAGGGCGCGAATGAGTACGGCGCTGCCGTAGCCCTCTTCGCGCGTCACGGCATTCACGCACCAATGCATGCCGTACACGAAGTACACGTACGCGACCCCGGGTGGGCCGAACATGTGCCAGGTGCGAGCGGTCCGGCCCACGGCCGAATGCGAAGCCGGATCGTGAGGTCCGAGGTATGCCTCGGTCTCCACGATCCGGCCACTGACAGCTCCCAGTTCATCCTCGTGCCGTAGCACGGCGCCGAGGAGTTCGCGGGCCACCACTGCCGGATCCCGGTCGTAAAACCCGGCCGGCAGTGGGGCGCCGAACATCACCTTCGCTCTGCTTACCGCTTCTTCGCGGCCTTCTTGGCCGGAGCCTTGGCCGCCGCCTTCTTGGCGGCAGGGGCCGGAGCCTTGGCCGCTGGCTTGGCGGCCTTGGCCGGGGCCTTGGCGGCCTTGGGCGCTGGCTTCGCCGGTGCAGTCGATGCCTTGGCCGGAGCCTTGGCCACCGTCTTCTTGGCGGCAGGCGCCGGCGTCTTCACCGGAGCGGCCTTGGCCGGAGCCGCCTTCACCGGCGTCTCCTTTCTGGCGGCCGGCTTGCCACCACGACCACGAGCCGGAGCGGCTGGTGCGTCGACCACCACCGGAGCGGTCGGCACGACCACGGGTGCGACCGGAGCCGCCGCCGGAGCAGGCGCGGCCGCCGTCGTGCCGTTCGTGGCCGGAGCAACCGCTCCGACCGGACGGGCACCAACGACGCCGAACATGAGCAGGTCGGCCGGCGGACCGGCCGGGGCACGCCCACGCGATCCACCGCGCGGAGCGACACCACGGGCACCCATACCACGCGGCGCCTGCGGCAGCAGCGCCGCGGCCGCCTTCAACTCGGCCTTCTGCGCGTCGTCCACCGTCTTGAGCTGCTCCACGATCGACGCGGCATCGGCGGCCCGAGCGACTTCGAAGTCGTTTCCACGACGACGGAGGTCGATCATGTTCGCGTCATGCGCGTCCTGCAGGATCCGCTCGAACATGCGCGAGCTCAACGACTCGCTGTCGCGGCCCAGGAGTTCGAACGCCTTCGTGCGCGCCTCGCTGGCGCTCGTGGAATCGTCGCCCTGCACCAGCGCTTCGACCGCACGTCGCACGAGGTCGAACGCCTCGCTGCGCGTGAGCCGCTCACCGCTGCTGCCGATGTGACCTGCCACCGCTGAACCGAAGGTCGGGGTGGCTGCGGCCGGCGCCTTGACGAACGTCGGCTCGACGAGCTTCGACTCGACGAACACCGGCTCGACGAGCTTCGACTCGACGAACACCGGCTCGAGCAACGTCGGAGCCACCGCGCCATCGGCCTGCGCCGCGGCGTCGGCGTCAACACGCGGCTCGCGCCCTTCACGATCGCGGAACCGATCGCGGCCACGGCCACGACGGTTGCGACCACGACGCGCTTCCCGCTCACCTTCGCCGGCGGCATCATCCGACGCCTCGACACCCGGCTCACCGGTCGCATCGGCGTCTGCCGGCACGTCAACGGCTGCCATGTCGAGCAGTGGCGCGAAGCCGACCTGCTCCGCCGCGTCCATCGCATCGTCGGCGGCATCATGCTCGTCGTCGGCGGCATCCTGCGCCGCGTCGCGCACTTCGCCGTCGACCGGGGTGCGGTCGAAACGATCGCGGCCACGGCCACGGCGGCCACGACGGCCACGACGTTCGTCGCGCTCACGATCGCTTTCATCACGACGCGGTTCGGCGGGCGCCGCGGCGCTCGCGCTCGACGCCGGAGCGATGCTGCCATCGGGCGTGTCGATTTCAAGCTGGCCGCTGTCGAGCTTCGTGACCTTGAGCAGCCCCTTGTGGGCCGCGTCCTGTACAAAGCGCGAGAACTTAGGCATGCCGAGGTTCTTCTCGTCGAACGACGAGTCGATTTCCTGCATGACCTGCTTGAGACGGTCGCTGCGCATCACGTCGCCGTTGCGCTTCATGCGATTCACCGACTCGGTCACCAGCTCCCACGGATCCCAGCGGGTCGACTCGTCGTCGCCCGTCTTGGTGAGGCCGGCGAGCGCATTGTACGAGTAGTACTCGTCGCAGTTCATCACGAGCAGGTCGCTCGACGACTCACGGATACCGACGCCGATCACGTACTTGCCGTATTCCTTGAGCTTGATGACCATGCTCGAGAAATCGGAGTCACCGGAGAGCAGCACGAAGGTGCCGATCTCGGGGCGCGTGAAGACGAGCTCCATGGCGTCGATGGCGAGCCGGATGTCGGTCGCGTTTTTCTTCGACGAACCGTAGGCCGGCGCGAAGATCAGGTCGATCGACGATTCGGTAAGCGGCACGATGTACTGCGGGTAGCGACGCCAGTCGGCGTAGGCGCGGCGCACCGCGACCTTACCCTTGACGATGTCCGACGAGAGGAGGTTGTTGAGCTCTCCCTGCAGGTCGGAGCGGATGCCCATCGTGACGTTGTCAAAATCGATGAGCAGCGCGGCGTTCGGTGCGTGGGCCGGCGGTGCGGCATTCGGCGACGTCATCGGAGTGACGGCCTGCGGTCCACGATGGAACGGCGCGATGGTACGGGACGGTGCCGCACTGCGGGACCGGGTGTCATGTCGACTCATGTACTAGCCTGGATACAAAACGGAGTGATCGAGCGCGTTGCCATGCAGCGCCGAAGCGCTCATCGTATTCGCACTCAGCGCGATTGCCCGCGCGAGTTCTCGCCGCCGCACTTTGCCACTTCCCGTCATGGGAAAGACATCGAAGAAGCGGACGAAATCGGGAACCTTGTCGGCCGCCATCGTTTCCTGGGCGAAGCGTTTGATCTCGCCACCCGTGATGACTGCCCCTTCTACTGGCACGATGCACGCGCACACCAGCTCTCCCATGACATCATGGGGCACGCCGATCACGCAGACATCGTCCACTGCCGGATGCGCACGCAGACGATCCTCGAGTTCGCGCGGGTAGAGCTGCATGCCCCCGCGCGAAATCGTCTCCTGCCGCCGCCCGACGATCTTCACATAGCCATCCTCATCGATGATCCCCAGATCACCGGTGAGGAAATATCCGTCCGACGTGGTGACCTTGGCGGTCTCGGCCGGCATGCGGAGATAGCCCCGCATGAGATTGGACCCGCGGACGGCAATCTCGCCGACCGCTTCGGGTCCGTGCAGCTCTCCCGTGATCAGATCCATCGCCATGATCTCAACGCCGGGAAGGGCGCAGCCCACGGTGCTCAAACGACGTTCGTCGTTGTCGGCAAAGCGGGTGATCGTGACCACGGGTCCGGTTTCCGTGAGGCCGTACGCCACGAGCACATCGCACCAGCGACGCACCCGGCGCACCAGCGCCTCGTCCACCGAACTGCCGGCAATGACGCCGGCTCGCAGCGACGTGAGTCGCGACGGGTCGAACGACTCCTCACGCATGAGAAGGTGATACTGCGTGGGCACGCCGTGCAGCACCGTGACCTTCGCGTCGGCGATGAGCGCGAGGGCGCGCGCCGGGTCGAAAGACGGTTGCAGCACGATCGTCGCTCCACGTGCCATCGTGCCCAGCATGATGCCGAAGCCGAAGATGGCGAAGAACGGAACCGCTCCGAGCACACGGTCGTCCGGCGAAATCTCGAGGATCTCCGCCACACGCACCGCGTTTTCCACCAGCGCCCGGTGCGACAGTGGCACGCCCTTCGGCTTGCCCATCGTTCCCGACGTGTACATGACGGCCAGGTCGGCCGTCTCGTCATACACCGCTGGTCGCGGAACCGATCGTCCGGTGCCGCTCGAGACGAGATCTTCGAACTGGAAGATCCGGTCGTCGTACCACAGGTCCTCGTCGCCTACCGTGACCACGTACTGCAGGTCGGGCAGATCGCCGAGTAATTCTTCGAAGCGCTGTAGAAAGTCGACCCCGTCCCATTTCTCGATGGTGACGACGGCGCTCGCTTCAGCGTGTCGCAGCTGGTAGCGCAGATCGTGAATGCTGAGCTGCGGACTGACCGGCACCACGACAGCGCCCAACTTCGCGGCCGCTAACGTGGCGATGATCCACTCGACGCCGTTCGGCAGGTTGACCGCTATGCGATCGCCCGTGCCAAGCCCCAATTCGGAGAAAGCAGCAGCCAGGGAGGACGCGTCGGCGTCCACCTGCTGATAGGTCCACGTCCGTTCACCATTCGTGGCGAGCACGCGTGCGGGATGCTCCTGCGCACGTTGCTCGACCAAAGGGGCTAGGGACCACGACGTTGCCATTCCACTCCGGGATCGGGTACAGCCACGTAAATTACTGACTATGAACGAGATGCGGAAGCCGACCGTTGACGAAAGCGGGTCGAACCCTCAGAACCGTCCGGGAGAGAAACCCTCCTCCGAAGGCTCTCGTAGGGAGCGGCGTCGGCTCGCACGCGCCGGGTCCCGGGCACCGTTCCGGTCACGGTTGTTCGCCATGCTGATTCTGTTCGCGCTCGTCCCCACCGTGGCGGTCGCGTTGGTGGGTGTCGGTACGGCCAGTCGGGCCCTCTCGATGTTGTCGGCCCGATCGGCGTGGGAGCGGATCGCGCTCAGTGGCGAACAGGCGCTGTCCGCCACGCGGTCCGCGCCGCTCACCGTCGAGCAACGGGCCGCGGTGGAACGGCACGAAGCCGAACTGCGCCAGTCGGTGGAGTTGGCACGTCGTTTCGATTTCGTAGCCGGTCGCTCGATGCGTCTGGTCGTAACGGGCGCGGTGCTGGTGGTGCTGTTGGTGGCGGTCGGTGCCTCGCGCGTGGCCGGACATCTGAGTCGTCAGCTCAGCCGTCCGCTCGATGAACTGGTGGGATGGACCGGGTTGATCCGCACGGGGCGGCCCATCCCGGGGCAACCGGAGCGCC harbors:
- a CDS encoding glycine C-acetyltransferase — translated: MSLKTELQAELDALKAAGTYKRLNYLESPQGARVRMEGRGEVIVLSSNNYLGLANEPAVVQAGIHALEQYGAGTASVRFICGTFTLHRDLETAIARFVGAEASLSYVSAWNANEALTPTIAREGDFVVSDALNHASIIDSVRLAKSITKCTTAVYKHSDMDDLREKLRGAHGAKRKIIWTDGVFSMEGSIAKLPEILQIARDHDAIVVMDDSHATGVLGKTGRGTAEHFGVMGEVDIITSTLGKALGGAAGGFIAGPAALCDMMTQRSRPQLFSNALPPTVTASSLAAIEYTEAHPELVTKLHDNAAYFRAAIQEAGFQPLPGETPIIPIIVGETALAIKVSEMLLDRGVFVTGFGFPVVPKGEARVRCQVSAAHSKDDLDAVISAFKEVGKLVGLLQ
- a CDS encoding ATP-binding protein gives rise to the protein MSPASLLLASIILSLSVAALVAYFRAREARLHRDSVRQRTELDDSINALGAARDAATEAQQKAESASRAKSMFLANMSHELRTPLNAIIGYSEMLQEDAADMTPGEIAADLKKITGAGKHLLGLINDVLDFSKIEAGRMDLNLEPVDVATLLRDVEATVAPVVKKQGNQFVVHSEEDVGTMTADPGKVRQVLLNLLSNAGKFTTNGTVTLRAVRTERHGEDFLALSVEDTGVGLSREQFGRLFQAFAQADATTQRDHGGTGLGLALCRRFTLMMGGDIEVESKAGSGSTFTVMLPAKGPAPDSIESAAGDEVDDSEPISFQTRMFQIPLATGKSLHG
- a CDS encoding ATP-binding protein is translated as MAEPTDHDAERILALSPLTLDRLGDIRQFLRVALEELGCAGATDAIVLAVDEVCANLVEHAVDHETVGMAPGPTRVSVRRSQDDAIIVVEDRGHPFDPADAPAPDLTSDWIDRPIGGLGWFLVKQMVDEVHYDSASTEQGMLNRLTLIKRGAASASSSGPV
- a CDS encoding STAS domain-containing protein encodes the protein MQISITQQDHVTIVAVAGSIDALTADTLVTALLDEVGAGRTRLVAHFGAVEYTSSAGLRVLLSTLKEARQRGGDLRISDIRPNVRQVLELSGFTSILKCFADVDSAVASFANMGGSK
- a CDS encoding patatin-like phospholipase family protein encodes the protein MTGTGIALVIGSGGVKCAAAIGLQRCLARESIDIDLVVGCSGGSIYAAAIALGKNAEEAAAMSTALWTRDVTAQPDRAALMRMLFPKLLGFTERFGLKKDHLVWERLTTAFGDLTFADCKIPLYITATDFRTGEQVTISEGRIADAVRASIAIPFAFAPWEVNGRLCIDGFLSDPLPVGVAIREGAHVIIAMGFESPYQERVTSGGRFAFQLSSIMTNNLLKASFAFHGLAHHSEVIAVIPQFSQRIRLFDTGKIPLLVDEGDAAMREQLPYLRRLLSAIPT
- a CDS encoding patatin-like phospholipase family protein, with protein sequence MSIRLGSTGERSLGDFGERRARIGLVIGSGGIKCTAAVGLLKVLEREKIPVDVAVGCSGGAIYSALFALGDSAADIERQTLVLWKDLFTKLHYRSLLRAIAPMFMGYHEQVGMVDDRQVWKVLESLFGERTFADTKIPLLQSATDFRTGEKVVLDSGRITDATRASVAIPMLLRAWEVNGRLLVDGGASNPLPIDVAIREGCDIILAMGFESQMNAEVRSLVNALGRTSTIVTNHLLRATFAFYSVAHHAEVLPIMPMLDRHIGLTEWKHIPYLIEQGERAAEEQMPYLRRLLQASMAGPLPTPGL
- a CDS encoding SpoIIE family protein phosphatase, with protein sequence MTDDRSAPARIMVVDDVEVNRDLLSRRLQRMGHVVTTANDGQEALDLTRDPSWDLIMLDVMMPVLDGIGALTALKASDATRHIPVIMISANTELETVVKCIELGAEDYLPKPFDPVLLRARVGASLEKKRLRDREQARSRRMQKDLEVGARIQRDFLPESLPTVPGYEFAARFEPAREVGGDFYDAFRLPDGAVALVLGDVCDKGVGAALFMALFRSLIRAVSASQVGSHTVEMLESRVLHAVTVTNDYIANTHGRANMFATLFVGALDPATGTIAYVNGGHEPPRVVRANGSVRTMLPPTGPAVGMLPEIPFIARTIILEPGETLLVLTDGITESRAPNGMLFGDDATDALLTAPADSADRLLDRVLDAVHVHAAGDPAADDVTLLAVRRSTG
- a CDS encoding DNA-3-methyladenine glycosylase; translated protein: MFGAPLPAGFYDRDPAVVARELLGAVLRHEDELGAVSGRIVETEAYLGPHDPASHSAVGRTARTWHMFGPPGVAYVYFVYGMHWCVNAVTREEGYGSAVLIRALEPLEGIERMRARRPKARRDAQLCDGPAKLCAALGIDRTLDGAVLTGGSALTIHAGAPVPDDRVVVGPRVGISKAVEWQLRFIKAK
- a CDS encoding NYN domain-containing protein produces the protein MSRHDTRSRSAAPSRTIAPFHRGPQAVTPMTSPNAAPPAHAPNAALLIDFDNVTMGIRSDLQGELNNLLSSDIVKGKVAVRRAYADWRRYPQYIVPLTESSIDLIFAPAYGSSKKNATDIRLAIDAMELVFTRPEIGTFVLLSGDSDFSSMVIKLKEYGKYVIGVGIRESSSDLLVMNCDEYYSYNALAGLTKTGDDESTRWDPWELVTESVNRMKRNGDVMRSDRLKQVMQEIDSSFDEKNLGMPKFSRFVQDAAHKGLLKVTKLDSGQLEIDTPDGSIAPASSASAAAPAEPRRDESDRERDERRGRRGRRGRGRDRFDRTPVDGEVRDAAQDAADDEHDAADDAMDAAEQVGFAPLLDMAAVDVPADADATGEPGVEASDDAAGEGEREARRGRNRRGRGRDRFRDREGREPRVDADAAAQADGAVAPTLLEPVFVESKLVEPVFVESKLVEPTFVKAPAAATPTFGSAVAGHIGSSGERLTRSEAFDLVRRAVEALVQGDDSTSASEARTKAFELLGRDSESLSSRMFERILQDAHDANMIDLRRRGNDFEVARAADAASIVEQLKTVDDAQKAELKAAAALLPQAPRGMGARGVAPRGGSRGRAPAGPPADLLMFGVVGARPVGAVAPATNGTTAAAPAPAAAPVAPVVVPTAPVVVDAPAAPARGRGGKPAARKETPVKAAPAKAAPVKTPAPAAKKTVAKAPAKASTAPAKPAPKAAKAPAKAAKPAAKAPAPAAKKAAAKAPAKKAAKKR
- a CDS encoding AMP-binding protein, which translates into the protein MATSWSLAPLVEQRAQEHPARVLATNGERTWTYQQVDADASSLAAAFSELGLGTGDRIAVNLPNGVEWIIATLAAAKLGAVVVPVSPQLSIHDLRYQLRHAEASAVVTIEKWDGVDFLQRFEELLGDLPDLQYVVTVGDEDLWYDDRIFQFEDLVSSGTGRSVPRPAVYDETADLAVMYTSGTMGKPKGVPLSHRALVENAVRVAEILEISPDDRVLGAVPFFAIFGFGIMLGTMARGATIVLQPSFDPARALALIADAKVTVLHGVPTQYHLLMREESFDPSRLTSLRAGVIAGSSVDEALVRRVRRWCDVLVAYGLTETGPVVTITRFADNDERRLSTVGCALPGVEIMAMDLITGELHGPEAVGEIAVRGSNLMRGYLRMPAETAKVTTSDGYFLTGDLGIIDEDGYVKIVGRRQETISRGGMQLYPRELEDRLRAHPAVDDVCVIGVPHDVMGELVCACIVPVEGAVITGGEIKRFAQETMAADKVPDFVRFFDVFPMTGSGKVRRRELARAIALSANTMSASALHGNALDHSVLYPG